The following nucleotide sequence is from Stigmatopora nigra isolate UIUO_SnigA chromosome 8, RoL_Snig_1.1, whole genome shotgun sequence.
CTCCTTCACATCAGTGGGGGGAACTGATTTCACTGATTGCCACATTGGGAAAATCATACTTTATTACATTCATTCTGCATGCCAAAAAGGGGAAAGGGTGCTATTTTGTTTGATTGATCGGATTTGAGCTGGTGGTTTGCATATTTTACCATCTAGAAGTACtgtgtttgtattttatcaTATTTCTCTCAATTCTTTTATGATAGAAACAGTTACAAAACGATAGCCAAATTCCTACTTGTccgtttttcctgtattttatacgttttttgatcatttcaaatcgtATATGCCGTATAACTTTTTGAAAAAAGGACGTTTTTTGGTAAAACTGATCTTGTCATCCCTGtttatatgaattatttttgcttaaaaagaGGAATTACATTCATTAATAAGAGTAGATATattggccaaggttgacaggtatgcaaatgTCCAGTCCCTcctagtccaaatggattggacatctatggaAGGGAATATCAAATCAAAAAAGACCACGACTGGGAGGTAGCAGACCTTTCGGAAATATTAGCAGTTAAATGGCAAAACAAATTAATCGGCTGCCAAGTTGGGAGGCGTCTCTTTTTCAACTGCcgtgatggcgatagaaaatgCTAATGTCGCCCTGATGCGGGAGCAGGGTCGTTGACAGTTTCAAAGGAAAGATTTAGCGCAAGCGGAATGTTCCAGGGACGAATTAACATCCTGCCAAAAGATTCTATTTGGCGCCCGGGGGGCCCAAAATTCCTCTCTGCTCCGGTGGAGTGTGACCAACTACGAGGAGAGCAACTTTTAAAAGCTCACCTTGTGTTTCCACGCCAACCATGTGTGGCGTGGACCCGACTGAACACGATTCAAGACGGACAGACCAACGGATGGAGCCCCCCCCCCATTTATTCTACTTTTAAagggaaagcattttttttttaccataaaaatCCATGTAAAGAAAAGTCTGTCCTATGCATTGTGTTCACCAACCTTAAACTCAGTATCCCATCATGCAAGGTGGCGGCGCCCTGAGTAAACAAAGACAAGCAcaattaaattagtttttttcacatttttatgcaagatatggtttatttttaggcacaaaattaattttattaagcattttatctgtctATCGTTTctctatttggaaataaatgaccCTATTGGCCGTATTGTCTTGGGTTATGTTTTTTCGTCTTTATCCTCCtagcagtttcgtgcatgtcgttTAATTTgggcgcgtataagccgtaccctcgattcagtcagaAAATACGTTAAGTCATGTTGTTATCAGACATAGCGTCTCCCAGAAACCCCGAGGACAGAAAAGGCGCCAATGAAAGGCAGCCAAGACATGAAACGTATCTGAAAGAAATTGAGTGAAGCTGCAAGCCACTTTTTCTGTGCCGCGATAGCAGCCTGAAAGAAGAAAATTCTGGCCGTTGGACGGGTATTAATGCAgacattttttgtcttaattTGCATTCCCGCATCATGATTGGAGTCTGTATATAAGTACAACCGATTTGGCTTGAAAGCAGGCCTCAATTTGGAGTGATGATGAATCCTAATATGAGGCCAAAAATCCATAGGTTTTCTGTggggatgttttatttttttgacttgtaTACGACTTAATAGACGTCACTAGTAAGGGAATGATATTCAAATATATGCAGCATATCATCCACTGTGATTATAAATTAGGTGCAAGAAGCTACTTGCCTGCAAGGGAGTGGGTCAAAATCTCATGTGGAATTTTACTGCCACCTAGTGGCCCGATTAAGAAGTAAACATGGGAAGAAATATTACACaccaaatatatagaaatatatccGATCCACGATCCTTCATGACAAATATATGCAGCGTTTTGCATGGAATATGTATTAGAAGTACATTTTAGAGTAATTTATTAGAGTTTTCAAATGATTTTCTTCAGGAATGTCTTAACCGCACGTCACTTTGTTGGGGTTCAAGATGAATCACCaagaatacatttgttttgagCACGATTTAAAAACTTACCAAACAACAGAAAGATCGTGAAGAGATCAACAAGAGAGATCCGCAGCAAAACATGCTCAATAGTTGCTAGCAAGCCAATGGAAGTgcaccttcaaaaaaaaaaggcgatttcaaaataaaatacaggatgcTACAAGTGGATTTTCGTTTGGTGATTGAATTTTTTGGAGATTTGTAACAGGAATTTCTTTCATATTCTTATTCTTAAAGATATATTAGGGAAAATGTATTGGCCAGTGTCATCATTACGCACAATGCTTAAAATCAATTAGTCAGTGACCTTGACGACCTAaatttttcttatttctttgTGGATTTGTGGTAAACTGTGAAATTTACGTAAGGAGACCCTATTCCCTACACAAAACAGCATATTTACTTTTTGAACAACGTGAAACCCAAATACCATCAAAATAGGACCTTAGATTATCTTAATATTTTGCGCACTTACACACAGAAAGCCAGCTTTTAAATGACTCTTTTGGATCCAAATGTAACAGGATCACAATACAATCAATTCTATTGAAAAGAGTGTTATTTGAACTCATTTCAATGGAAAGAATGCAGGAGAAAGTTTATGAAGGTTTTTCATCAGCTGAAACAGAATCAAGCACAATTTTCATGGCAATAAAGACCAGCTTTATTTCATTTGGGTACAGCATCTAGGATCTTGatttatgaatgaatgtaatattCCAGCACATATTTTCATCTCAATTTGAGGAAAATGAAAACGTAGTCTGACTTAGGCGGCTCGATTCATTGACATGTCCAATCCCTTTGCAATGGGAGGTCTGACAGGGATATAATTTGTTTCAATTGGGAGGACTGGCGTATATTCAGgcctaaaatatatattccaaCTACTGCATTAGAGAGGTTAGTGCCCTTTCTGACTTAAATTCagcttttaacaaaaaatggagcCCCGCCCACCTGACACAAGGCTTTTCTCATAGAGATGAGTAATGAGTCCTGTTGTAGTCGCCATTAAAGTCATAGTTGACCTGAGGAAGTGAGCAGTCTGTGAAAAAGTTGGAGAAGGCCAAGGAGCAGAGGGCGTTCTCCTCGCCACCTTCGGGAACGCCGGCCTCCGGGTGGCAGTAGAGCGCCGCTTGGTGAGGAGTGGGGAGTTTCCTGGAGAGGGGCGGTGAGCAGCTCGTCCACGAGTCTGGGTACGGAAGGAGGTGATGGGCATCGTAGGAGGAGGCCGCGGCGGTGGCGGCCTGTTCTTGGTCGCCCACGCTTCGGTAGAGTTCCCGCTCGGCTACCCGGCCCACGTCTTCCGGTCCTAACAGGTCGAAAAAGTCGCCAGCCTCCGGGTTGGCTCGCTCCAGATCACGAAGCGACAATCCGCCGGCGGGGTCGACTCTGGCGTCGTGGGCCGGCTCGGTGAAGAAGGAGGGTGGCAGGTTGCGATGGCGGAGTGGCGGCTTCTTGGCTTTCTCGCCACGAATTTCCTTGGCCGGGTTGAAGAGGGCGGCCAAGCTACGGTTTTGTAGGCTAGCCTGGACGCCTTCCCGCTTGGGGACGGGTTTGCCAGACGAAGTGGGGGATCCGGGACCCTTGGCCTCGCCGTCTGGCGTCTCGACCATCCCGCTACAGCGTTTGATTTGCTTCTGTAGATACTTGCGATGGTTGACCTTCCTCTTGGACTTGACCGGTTTGTCCAAAGCCAGCTTGATGTTGCTGGAGGCTGAGTCCATGAAGCTCAGTAGTTCCCTGGTAGTCTCCTTGCAGTCCTCCTCCGACTCCCCCGGGAGACCCCCGTCCACTGTAGAGCCCAGAAAGCAGAAATTCATGAACGGCGGCGGCGGGTTCATGATGGCGGCCATTCCTCGCCCGCCAGCGATCCGGGCCGCTGCCTCAGATGTTAATCCACGTCGTCCGCCTCCGAGTGACGAGCCGACGAGTGGAGCTGGGGGATCTTTCGGGGGGCTGGACCCCGTGATGTCACAAGAAGGGAGAGGGGGTTTCCCCCCTCAAAGAGAGAGGGGCTTAACTCTTTGAGGCTCTCCTCGGAGGGATTTGGTTGGTGATTCCACGCTGAGACAAGGACAATAACTGGACTTGGACACTCCCCGGTCGTTTAGGTTTGTGTGGAAAACCCACGAGAACTTCAAAAGGGAAATTGGTGGTTTGTAGACCGAgaaattctcccaaaaagtgATCTGCATccctaaaatgacaaggaagtaacataaaatgaactcattgcctgcAATTGACAATGATACAgctcaaattcatttaaactggctcATTTTTCAGTGCCACGTCCCATTAGACGTCTCGTACCGTCACCTCCAAATTCATGTATCTTACagtgagtacaaatgtattactttgaagggaaaatcttaagaaaatcaTCACACATAGTATTTCTGTGTTAGTGTATAAATTGATTGCCGGATTGCACATTCTTAAAAGGTATTACCTGCatatagacaaattcaaaaaggacgTCAGGTGAGCAATActaccaggaagtgtgtccatagcggtctagtttgtcatcctgcagcgccctgagcgagcaatggtaACTgagttttttgcacattttctgcAAGATACGTTTTCGTTCTTGAATTGCAttaatagacatcaaaatatagttttttcttGCGTTATGGTGTTTTTGTGCTAATTCTtatgcatataagccgtaccattgattaagtcatcagttttttGAGTTACTAATACAGTTTATATGTTCAAAAAGAGCCCGAAAAAAGGCCACATCTCAAGCAAAAAGCAAATCCAGCTTTTTTCACCACCTGAACAACTTCCTTCCGCCATTTTTTCATCCCGTTCATCCGGTAACAGTCTCGGTTGATGGGAAAATGCACGCCCGACTTTTCCGGCAAAGTCCGCTCGCGTCTTAATCTCTGTTTGACATAAAGTTGATTTCTGGTGCCTTCCCAGGGCCAGTGGGAATTTTTGCCCCAGCCTGACAGCTATTATGGGGCCGCCTTTGACATAAAGCCCTACAGGGTCTAAATAGCCCCCATTCTTCGGCGAGCCTGGTGAAAGGAAGCTTTGTGCCAGAGATTCATTAAATTGCACCTCACAGCCCCTCGCTAAAATGCCTCTCCAATAATGGAACACTCCATTTAACTGGAAAAGCTGCCGAagctgttaaattaaaaaaagaaagaacggAAAGAACGCAGGACAGAAGAGAAGTCACACTGACTTTTACAGAAATGTCGCATATGAAGCATTGATGGGGGCGTCTTTACAGGAAGTTGCCTTGCCAGCCGTTGAAAAGGGGGACGCCGGGTTGTGTGCCAGcagcgccattttttttttttttttggtttgctcTAAAGATGCACTTTAACTATTTTGTGTCAGTTCCTTGTTGAATAATTCATCGGGTTCCTCTTGGGAGTAGTGCAAATTGAGGTGAGCTACTTTGGGTGACACTTGGAAAAAATCTTTCTCATGTTAATGgcgcccaaaaaaaatgaggaaagtgCCGATCTCATTAGATCTCGGCTAAAAACGGATGTTTTTTGCACCAAAATCTGATTTGATTTCTTTATTTCTACAGAAAAGGGAAGTGtagctttgtttttatttttttgtcatctacTTTTAAGGAAGTGAAGTGATTCTGAGGGTTTTTGGCAGCTTTGCTAATCAAACAAAGCTCGGGTAAAATGACTGTGCCACCAGATGGCGCCAGAATTGTGTTTTAATATTGATATTGTACAAATATTACAGTAATATTTGTTCGATACAACAGCAAACTATACGATTAGCGCTTTAgctaacaaaaaatgaaatatacttAGATGTAGTTACAAAATGGGAAGTTTGTTGTCGCCCCCTAGCAGTGGGAGTCTGAATTGCgctgtatttttttgaatagttgttgtagcttaataaaaaaaatatcctaagTATgcaacttgtatctcaaatgaaaactggaataaaaaaatcaatgcgactgttttggatcatttttgtgggtcaaattagacaaaaaaatcactcaatTCACGATAATAGATATCCAATGacatggctttaaaaaaaaaactaaaattaggcTGTCACTAGTGGACATTTAAGCCATTTGCAATGAATAAAACGGTGTTCTTGTCTCTTTCCACTTATTTAAATCTATTTGATGGGATTATGACAAAGCGGCCACAGGggtcaacccccccaaaaacaaccAACCAACCCCCTGCCATCttcacaacctttttttttttgctgtaggaGCTTCGGGGGAGGGGGGCAGCGCTGGAGGGTCTTTGACATTGGCGGAGCATGACGCACGCATGCACACATCCCGGAAACAAGCTGCCATTGTTGCGGAAAAGCAGAAAGGGCGTGAGGAGGGTCGTGTCGCTTTTGGGATTTTAAAAGGAATTCTTAGAGGGAGGTTAACATTGTTTACTTCTAATCCAgcatccttcatttttttttcaaggcactCAAATAGAATTGAATGTCTGAGCGCCATCCGTTTTCACAGAGTaagcaaataaataattcatgcaTGAAAAGGTTCAAATCAATACACACAATAGGAATATAGCATTTGACTTTTTGGTGTTCTATGGGATGctataaatgggaaaaataggACTTGAGACATCAAATTTAGATCATTAGTTGTAATGGAGTGAGGACATGAGCAAAATGggcctttatttgaatttgtattacatatttaatttaaaaaactgaaaaagtagtgaataatttccaaaaatattcacTACTGCATTCAAAATCATcacaatttcaaataaaatgtcttattttatgCAATTTTACAGCTTCTCCTTTATTTGTAAGAAGGGCCAATAGATACTTATGAAAATAATAGTCCTTGCAATCATTTGGttcaaaaaaaagattgatctatgaaattattttaaaaataaatagaaaactaGTGCATAATGTCCAAAAACATTCACTAATGCATtcaaaatcataaaaaatgtatataaaatgtcCTATTTGATGCAATTTTTATGAATGACCAATAgaaatgcatgaaaaaaatgtctttgccaTCATTaagttcttttaatttttaaatttcttatgACACTGgtcaaaaaaagtgtaattttggGGTGGTGAATCCAAATCTCACCTTAGTTTTCTATTGGTCCGGTGAAGAAAATTCCCTGTCTCCAGCCGACCCTCCCTCTCTCCTTTAAATGTGACACCCCCGAGTCTTAATCTCATCCCATAtagtgtgtttgcgtgtgtggtCCGCCCGCTGAGCGCCACGCACTTTGGCGTTTGGCCTCCGGTGAATACTAAATAACGCCTTTGATTGATGGTCGCTGTCGGACGGCGGTGGAATAAAGCGCCCCCGCCAGTCCTGAGAAAACTTTTTAAGGAGGGCCTTTGGGTGTGGAGGGTATGGAGGGGGGGACTCCATCGGTAAATCTTGCCATCGGGAAAAGTTGCTGGTGACAAGTACAGCTTCTTTTTGTTGTGGGACATACCAGCGCTCAACCCTGTTACCCGAACGCGTCGTGGCGGTGTAGgtcaatggtgtcaaagtggagggtAGGGGGCCTTAGTGTGGACCGCCAAAGTAAAATGTGCGTGTGGATTTGGTTCattgctaaaattcaaatgaagattatagttgTAGATAGAGAATACTTATCTTTTGTGGCCTTgaaaatgaacaatttcaattcattttccgttattttataatcacaataaatacttttaaaagttgaaataatgtcctatttttttagataaataaaaattaaatacttcaattttctgtctttccttttttgaaataataatcACAGATAATGATAAAAAGTGTAATAATGTTTTCCATTAATAAGCgaagtatttaaataaaaagcatgaatatttaatttttatgattcatccaaatatatctatttatctctattttttaatctaaaaatgagaataaataaAACCGAGGATGCTTTTACTCCATTAGTAAATAAAGAGAGCATTtaccattttcccttttttaattaaagcacaaaagacaaaaaaacatttactttcctcccttttgataaaaaaatgtcattacattGAAAGAAAACCATCAAAAATAGAATATATCTAGCTCAACACCCCCACTTTAGGGTAAAAGTCACTTAATTTGATCATGATAATAGTCCCATTCAACAATGATAGGAATTCCTGTCCAATTTTGTGACTTTCTCCTGCACAGATTGAAGAGTGAACTCCCTCCTGGCCTCTCTTAACCTTCCATTACACTCCTTACCCCCAGGGAGCACTGTTAATAATATTGCTAGCGGGGGGAAACAACCAGGCAGCAGGTGAAGTGAATTGTCGCCCGCAGGCCGGGGTCACATGCTAATAACCTCCTGCCAATCCCGTTATTGCCTTCCTCCGACTGTGAACTTTTATTAAATTTCCAGCCCGATGTTCCCGCCCCACTTTATTCCGaattgtgtattaaaaaaatcaaataaaataaagattttaacCAAAGAAAACAGCACTAAATATCATTTTGGAAGACTTTAGACCGCATTTGATTGCATTTTCTGGGCTTGtttgatccattttttaaaatagcttAGCTCAACAGCACGGGCCTCACGTACAGAAGGTGGGTCCATATCGTTGGCGGAGCGTAAGTCCAGGTGGTGAGCGCCCTCTGGAATCAGGACAGCGACCAGAGAGTCCGATAAGTTGTGTGTTACGCCTCCCGAAGACCACGGGTCAAGGCCGCCATTGCTGCGATAGATGGGAATGAATCTGTGAGGAAATATCGGCGCCAGAAAACAAAAGATTTTCTCTTACCTGAAGATGATGTTGCTGTGTGAGGAGATGTCTTTTCCACCGAAAACCACGCCGGCCCAATCGGCTCGCGGCCTGACGCCGAACATGGCGTGGCACTCGTCCGAAAAGGCTTGGAAATTCCACTCGGCGGGTTCGAACATGTCCCGTACGCCGTCGGTGCACATGGGCATCACCATCTCGGTGCAGGCCTGGAGAAAGTGCGGAGCTTGGGTCATAAGGCTATTGAAATGGAACTACGGTTCGATTCTGTTCACTTCAGAAACACTTATTGTtgtctacagtaatccctcaaatatcgcggttaatgtagaccagataatcgaaaaatcactaaatagggtcacccctattataactacattttttttctcagtgcaAGTTTCAGCAAGGATTTTCACaattatgaactttaaaaatatataaatatatttgtttttttaaactaattactagcagaaaaaatgcaaagtagtgaatttgcgataagtaaAGACGCTATAATTGAGGAATTACTGTATCTCTTTTTGTTTCCTCATAAGACATTACATTTACATGccataatattacaatttgttACCTATTTTGCTGACCTTTCTTTTGGTGGAAAAATAATAACGGACACCCATTACCTGGTAGTCCCAGCCCATCATTCCCAAGTTGCCGGTAGCCGTCTCAGAGGTGTTGAGGCAGGAGGAACTTCCGGTGTAGTTGTAGTAGAGATTGACCGCTTGTGAGACACCGTGAAGGATTTGCCGGTCAGACGCTGACCAATCTGACGTCAGATACTTGCACACTGCCTGGAAAACACCAACAAACACAAccaaattgttttagatctataaaaaaatggaatatttagggcttttgatccagttcttttaatccgtttttttatatgtatataaatatcatattgaaaaatggtccggcccacatgaaatcaagttgacaattCAGCCCACGAAACAACCCAAGTTTGAATCCCCTTGCTCTAATGTATGCGACGTCTTTAAGCGCTTTAGGCTGAGaaccttctttttttccttcttttttaatgacaaagcTAATGTGATTATGTGAGCCAGTGTGAGAAGGGCCATTGGAGGGCTTAGAGGTGTTGGCAGAGATGAATGTATAAAGCTAATCCTGGCTGAAAAGTAAGGAAAAGATGCTACCCCCCTCTTTCCACTACTCCTTTTAGgggttctttatttttttccaccacgTAAATCTCGGCTTGGACGTGTCTTCGGCCGTCCTCATCCATCGACCACCGCCGAGTCGGCGTACAAAAGCCTCAGTATCAACACTCATGGTTGGAAAGGGGAGGGTCAAA
It contains:
- the fam181b gene encoding protein FAM181B produces the protein MAAIMNPPPPFMNFCFLGSTVDGGLPGESEEDCKETTRELLSFMDSASSNIKLALDKPVKSKRKVNHRKYLQKQIKRCSGMVETPDGEAKGPGSPTSSGKPVPKREGVQASLQNRSLAALFNPAKEIRGEKAKKPPLRHRNLPPSFFTEPAHDARVDPAGGLSLRDLERANPEAGDFFDLLGPEDVGRVAERELYRSVGDQEQAATAAASSYDAHHLLPYPDSWTSCSPPLSRKLPTPHQAALYCHPEAGVPEGGEENALCSLAFSNFFTDCSLPQVNYDFNGDYNRTHYSSL